A single window of Nicotiana sylvestris chromosome 5, ASM39365v2, whole genome shotgun sequence DNA harbors:
- the LOC104223930 gene encoding 14-3-3-like protein 16R codes for MASPREENVYMAKLAEQAERYEEMVEFMEKVVAAADGAEELTVEERNLLSVAYKNVIGARRASWRIISSIEQKEESRGNEDHVASIKEYRSKIETELTSICNGILKLLDSKLIGAAATGDSKVFYLKMKGDYHRYLAEFKTGAERKEAAENTLSAYKSAQDIANTELAPTHPIRLGLALNFSVFYYEILNSPDRACNLAKQAFDEAIAELDTLGEESYKDSTLIMQLLRDNLTLWTSDMQDDGTDEIKEAAKPDNEQQ; via the exons ATGGCGTCGCCACGCGAGGAGAACGTGTACATGGCAAAGCTTGCCGAGCAAGCCGAGCGTTACGAGGAGATGGTTGAGTTCATGGAGAAAGTCGTCGCTGCTGCCGACGGCGCCGAGGAACTTACCGTCGAAGAACGCAACCTCCTCTCCGTCGCGTACAAAAACGTAATCGGAGCACGGCGAGCCTCGTGGCGTATCATCTCCTCCATTGAGCAAAAAGAGGAGAGCCGCGGCAACGAAGATCACGTTGCCTCCATTAAGGAGTACAGATCTAAGATCGAGACCGAACTCACCTCGATCTGTAACGGCATTCTCAAGCTCCTCGATTCTAAGCTCATTGGCGCCGCTGCTACCGGTGACTCTAAGGTGTTTTACTTGAAAATGAAAGGAGATTATCATCGCTATTTGGCTGAGTTTAAAACCGGTGCCGAGCGAAAGGAAGCCGCCGAAAACACTCTCTCGGCTTACAAATCCGCTCAG GATATTGCAAATACCGAGCTCGCTCCTACACATCCAATCCGATTGGGACTTGCTCTCAATTTCTCTGTATTTTACTACGAGATTTTGAATTCTCCTGATCGTGCTTGTAATCTCGCCAAACAG GCCTTTGATGAGGCAATTGCCGAGCTGGACACATTGGGCGAAGAGTCCTACAAGGATAGCACTCTGATCATGCAGCTTCTTCGTGATAACCTCACTTTATGGACTTCAGATATGCAG GATGATGGAACTGATGAGATCAAAGAAGCAGCAAAACCAGACAATGAGCAGCAGTAA